The following are encoded together in the Callithrix jacchus isolate 240 chromosome 19, calJac240_pri, whole genome shotgun sequence genome:
- the LOC118149565 gene encoding uncharacterized protein LOC118149565 isoform X1, whose amino-acid sequence MHGPFNSSHRAHPQLGLGSRRARGSGDAVRPEARDPLPLSFHDPVPGRPSRRPPGTLFSLPPRWPQRPGARHTQEPQPRSQGRDRGQGPAEGRAEPSGHSPIPGPQRRRRQGPGLGTPAPPAHLLHRRAPAEFTPLAERPAGPGPAPRPPGPRPVGDATFPCPLGPLLESRERREGALRVARMTGSTRRRNWAATLGVEAGPVIFLRAWQQRGALLAITSLLLSLYSHKRNNSVWTFASSFYHL is encoded by the exons ATGCACGGGCCCTTTAACAGCTCGCACCGCGCCCACCCCCAGCTGGGGCTCGGCAGCAGGCGGGCGCGGGGAAGTGGGGACGCAGTGAGGCCGGAGGCCAGAGACCCGCTCCCGCTATCCTTCCACGACCCAGTTCCGGGCCGGCCCAGCCGCCGCCCGCCGGGcactctcttctctctgcccCCGCGCTGGCCGCAGAGGCCAGGAGCGCGGCACACGCAGGAGCCGCAGCCCCGTAGCCAGGGAAGGGACCGCGGCCAGGGGCCTGCGGAGGGCAGGGCCGAGCCCTCGGGGCACAGCCCCATCCCGGGCCCTCAGCGCCGCAGGCGACAGGGCCCCGGCCTGGGCACCCCAGCACCGCCCGCTCACCTGCTCCACCGCCGCGCTCCGGCGGAGTTTACGCCGCTGGCGGAGCGCCCGGCCGGCCCAGGCCCCGCCCCGCGCCCGCCCGGGCCCCGCCCCGTGGGCGACGCCACGTTCCCTTGTCCACTGGGGCCCCTCCTGGAGTCCCGGGAGCGCAGGGAGGGTGCCCTTCGCGTCGCGCGGATGACAGGATCAACCCGACGTCGGAACTGGGCAGCGACCTTAGGAGTGGAAGCCGGGCCTGTCATCTTCCTGCGGGCCTGGCAGCAGCGTGGGGCG ctcctggcaatcACCAGTCTACTGCTGTCTCTCTATTCACATAAACGGAATAACAGTGTGTGGACATTTGCATCCAGCTTCTATCActtgtaa
- the LOC118149565 gene encoding uncharacterized protein LOC118149565 isoform X2, whose protein sequence is MHGPFNSSHRAHPQLGLGSRRARGSGDAVRPEARDPLPLSFHDPVPGRPSRRPPGTLFSLPPRWPQRPGARHTQEPQPRSQGRDRGQGPAEGRAEPSGHSPIPGPQRRRRQGPGLGTPAPPAHLLHRRAPAEFTPLAERPAGPGPAPRPPGPRPVGDATFPCPLGPLLESRERREGALRVARMTGSTRRRNWAATLGVEAGPVIFLRAWQQRGAMPPGEMLQPEGVKQRQASAPVPS, encoded by the exons ATGCACGGGCCCTTTAACAGCTCGCACCGCGCCCACCCCCAGCTGGGGCTCGGCAGCAGGCGGGCGCGGGGAAGTGGGGACGCAGTGAGGCCGGAGGCCAGAGACCCGCTCCCGCTATCCTTCCACGACCCAGTTCCGGGCCGGCCCAGCCGCCGCCCGCCGGGcactctcttctctctgcccCCGCGCTGGCCGCAGAGGCCAGGAGCGCGGCACACGCAGGAGCCGCAGCCCCGTAGCCAGGGAAGGGACCGCGGCCAGGGGCCTGCGGAGGGCAGGGCCGAGCCCTCGGGGCACAGCCCCATCCCGGGCCCTCAGCGCCGCAGGCGACAGGGCCCCGGCCTGGGCACCCCAGCACCGCCCGCTCACCTGCTCCACCGCCGCGCTCCGGCGGAGTTTACGCCGCTGGCGGAGCGCCCGGCCGGCCCAGGCCCCGCCCCGCGCCCGCCCGGGCCCCGCCCCGTGGGCGACGCCACGTTCCCTTGTCCACTGGGGCCCCTCCTGGAGTCCCGGGAGCGCAGGGAGGGTGCCCTTCGCGTCGCGCGGATGACAGGATCAACCCGACGTCGGAACTGGGCAGCGACCTTAGGAGTGGAAGCCGGGCCTGTCATCTTCCTGCGGGCCTGGCAGCAGCGTGGGGCG ATGCCACCTGGGGAGATGCTCCAGCCTGAGGGGGTGAAGCAAAGACAAGCCTCTGCACCAGTCCCCAGCTAA